The Streptomyces sp. NBC_00306 sequence TCACCCAGGCCGACGAGCGCAGCACGCCCTCGCGGACGAAGCCGTTGCGCTCGGCGGAGCGCAGCATCGCGGTGTTGTCCGACAGTGTCTCGATCTGCAGTCGGTGCAGGCCGCGCACGACGAACCCGTAGTGGCACAGCACCGCGACCACGTCCGTGCCGTAACCCTTGCCGCGGGAGGACGGCAGCAGCCCCAACCCGATGTGCGCCGACCGGTTGTGGTTGTCGATGCCCCACAGCGTCGCGGTGCCGACGAGCGCGCCGCCGTCCAACTCGACGACGGAGAACGGGACATGTCCCTCCTCCGTGTCGTCCACGACGAGCCGTGAGTCCTTCGAGTCCGGCGTGATCGGCCGCCACGGCCTGCCGTCGGCCCGTGAGGCGTTGGCCACGTCGTCGTAGAGCTCGGCCCGCAGGACCGGGATGTCGTCCTCGTGCCGGGCCCTGAGCCCGACTTTGCCACCGCTCAGCATGCGAGCTTCCTATCCGAACGGGATCGGCGACAGCAAGCCGATTAGCGGTCGTCACGGCGTTGACCGCTGCTCCAGCGCCTCCAGGAACGCGTGCTCGTCGCGGCCAGGGGGCCGGGGCATCGCGCGCGGGCGACGGACGCCGAGAGGGCTGAGTTCGAAGACCAGCCGTCCCAGCGCAATGAGCGTGCCCTGCCCGAAGACGAGGATCAGCCATGCCCCGTCGTGCCAGTACCAGCCCTCGGTCCAGGGTCGGGTGATCACCGCTGCGGCGATGAGATGCGAGACGGCGATGATGATGCCCGCCCGTCGCCGCCGGGGACAGAGGAGCGGCAGTATCGCCCAGAGCGTGGACGCCAGCAGCATCACGGGGGCGACGAAGGGCAAACCGGACATGGCGCACCTCGGAATCGGTGGAGAGTGCCGGCAACGATCACACCGGCGGGTCCGTGGCACCAGCCCGGCGCGATATCGCCCCGATCACGATGCGGCGTCAGGACACCGCCACCGGTCAGTCGGGTGGCAGGTCCGCCAGTGCGTCACGCAGCGCTGCGCGGGAGGTCACGCCCAGCTTGGGGAAGAGCTGGTACAGGTGGGTGGAGACGGTTCGCGGGGAGAGGAAGAGCCGTTCGCCGATCTGCTTGTTGGTGAGGCCCGCGGCGGCGAGCTCGGCGATCTCCCGCTGTTGCGGGGTGAGTGACCCGGATCCGGCCGCCGATGTCTCCGCCGCCCCCCACCGCTTCTCGGCCGCCCCAGGACGGGCAGGATCTCAGGAGCGGATCACGGGATCGGTGACACCTCCGGGGCAGGCACGGCGGTCGATGTCCCAGTCGGCGAGGTCGGCGGCGGACCGGTAGACGCACTCGAAGAAGTCGAGAACGGTGTCCCGCGGGTTCGCGCTGTTGCGGACGTCCTCGTAGTCCAGCGTGGCCAGATGACTGCCACCGCGTTCCATCCACCGCGCGGTCTCCGGACGAAGAGGACGCTCGCCGAGCCCGCCGGGCTCGGGCGCCGCGTACGAATAGAAGGCCGGCCGGGGGTAGGAGTCGTCTCCGAACCAGAAGCCCGAGCTGATGACTTCCCGCGAGTACGCCTCGCGGGTCACCGGGTCGACACTCGCCGGCTGGTCGATGACACGGTCCGAGAACCGGGTGACCGCGATGTCGAAGGTGTGCCAGAAGTGGTGCACCGGGCTGACCTTCCCGGAGAACCCGGCGGAGAACTCCTCCAGCACCAGATTGACCTGACTGAGCACCTGCCAGTAGCGGTTGACCCAGTACGGGTCGTACGCGGTGTGCTCCGTGTCGTCGGCGAACGCTCGGCGGGCGTCGGGGAGGTCGAAGGGGTGGGGGTGCGCGATGGTCGCCGCCGCGCCCACCGCGCGCAGGGCGTCGAGCGTCTCGCGATAGAACGACGCCACGGACCGCCCGGCGAGCGGGAACGAAGCGGTCAGGCCGTCGAGCGAGTGCGCCGTCAACCGGTGGTCGACGAAATCGAAGTCGATCGTGAAGACCGACGTGCCGTAGGCCCCGCCCATGGGGCGGGTCGTGATGCCCCGCCCCGTCAGATGGAACGGAACATTCCACCAGTGGTTGCGCCGTACGCTGCCGGCCAAGCGGATCTTGCCGACGATCTGGGTGAACCGGTGCAGTGTCTCTTTGGAGTCTTTCCACTCCGACAGTGGAAGTGCGGGAAACAGGTCCACGGTGTGCCCCTACGCTCGTTGTGCTGTGCCGCTGCACGGCTCGGTCGGTCGATGGGTGTGCTGTACGTCAGCGGCGCCGCAGCGCCTTGTCGGAGAGCGCCGGCGGTGTGTAGTACGAGTCGTCCCGGTTCAGGTCCGTTCCCGGAGGCACGATCTCGTCGATCCGGTCCAGTACGTCCGCGCCGATCTCCACGTCGGCACCCTTCAGCAGGTCCTCCAGGTGCGCGGGCGTCCGCGGGCCGATGATGACGGAGGTGACGGCCGGGTGTGAGCGGACGAACGCGATGGCCATGTGCC is a genomic window containing:
- a CDS encoding DUF5996 family protein; amino-acid sequence: MDLFPALPLSEWKDSKETLHRFTQIVGKIRLAGSVRRNHWWNVPFHLTGRGITTRPMGGAYGTSVFTIDFDFVDHRLTAHSLDGLTASFPLAGRSVASFYRETLDALRAVGAAATIAHPHPFDLPDARRAFADDTEHTAYDPYWVNRYWQVLSQVNLVLEEFSAGFSGKVSPVHHFWHTFDIAVTRFSDRVIDQPASVDPVTREAYSREVISSGFWFGDDSYPRPAFYSYAAPEPGGLGERPLRPETARWMERGGSHLATLDYEDVRNSANPRDTVLDFFECVYRSAADLADWDIDRRACPGGVTDPVIRS
- a CDS encoding GNAT family N-acetyltransferase, which gives rise to MLSGGKVGLRARHEDDIPVLRAELYDDVANASRADGRPWRPITPDSKDSRLVVDDTEEGHVPFSVVELDGGALVGTATLWGIDNHNRSAHIGLGLLPSSRGKGYGTDVVAVLCHYGFVVRGLHRLQIETLSDNTAMLRSAERNGFVREGVLRSSAWVMGEFLDEVLLGLLAQDWKPA